Proteins encoded in a region of the Peromyscus leucopus breed LL Stock chromosome 15, UCI_PerLeu_2.1, whole genome shotgun sequence genome:
- the LOC114690600 gene encoding sphingolipid delta(4)-desaturase DES1-like — MKPDPNLIWIITLMVLVKLASFYLVKDLDWKWVIFWAFVFGTTINHSMTLGIHEISHNFPFGHHRALWNRWFGIFANLPIGVPYSISYKMYHMDHHRYLGADGIDVDAPSHFEGWFFCTTFRKLMWVVFQPWLIFLRPYFVNPKPATYLETINNVTQITFNIIIYYVFGIKSLVYMLTASLFGMGLNPIAGHFIADHYMFLKGQDTNSYYGPLNFLMFNGGYHNEHHDFPSIPGSRLPQVSEILIYCFSF; from the coding sequence TGAAACCTGACCCCAACCTCATCTGGATCATAACTCTGATGGTTCTCGTCAAGCTGGCTTCATTTTACTTAGTGAAAGACCTGGACTGGAAATGGGTCATATTTTGGGCCTTTGTCTTTGGTACCACCATTAACCACTCAATGACTCTGGGGATCCATGAGATTTCTCACAATTTCCCATTTGGCCACCACAGGGCGCTGTGGAACCGCTGGTTTGGAATATTTGCTAACCTTCCTATTGGGGTTCCATACTCGATTTCTTATAAAATGTACCACATGGATCATCATCGATACCTTGGAGCTGATGGCATTGATGTGGATGCTCCTTCTCACTTTGAAGGCTGGTTCTTCTGCACCACTTTCAGGAAGCTTATGTGGGTTGTTTTTCAGCCTTGGTTGATTTTTCTTCGACCTTATTTTGTCAACCCCAAACCAGCTACTTATCTGGAAACTATCAATAATGTGACCCAGATCACTTTTAACATTATAATTTACTATGTTTTTGGAATTAAATCTTTAGTCTACATGTTGACAGCCTCCCTGTTTGGCATGGGTTTGAACCCAATTGCTGGGCATTTTATAGCTGACCATTACATGTTCTTAAAGGGGCAAGACACCAACTCATATTATGGGCCTCTGAACTTTCTCATGTTCAATGGGGGCTACCATAATGAACATCATGACTTCCCTAGTATTCCTGGAAGCCGCCTTCCACAGGTAAGTGAAATTTTGatttattgttttagtttttga